In Lentimicrobiaceae bacterium, a genomic segment contains:
- the ybeY gene encoding rRNA maturation RNase YbeY, whose product MISFFYEDITFSLKRKNNVKCWIKSVIQKYGITAGDINYIFCSDEYLLEKNISYLKHNTLTDIITFNYNENKKISGDIFISIYRVKENAENLSIPFDDELERVMIHGILHLLGFKDKTKRDKMEMRRMEDECLMFHVKRE is encoded by the coding sequence ATGATTAGTTTTTTTTATGAAGATATTACGTTTTCTTTGAAAAGAAAAAATAATGTAAAATGCTGGATAAAATCTGTTATTCAGAAATATGGAATAACAGCGGGTGATATAAATTATATTTTTTGTAGTGATGAATATTTATTAGAGAAGAATATAAGTTACCTAAAACATAATACATTAACAGATATTATTACATTCAACTATAACGAAAATAAAAAAATTTCTGGTGATATATTTATAAGTATTTATAGAGTAAAAGAAAATGCTGAAAATTTGAGTATTCCATTTGACGATGAGTTGGAAAGGGTTATGATTCACGGTATTTTGCATTTGTTAGGCTTTAAGGATAAAACAAAACGGGATAAAATGGAAATGAGAAGGATGGAAGATGAATGTTTGATGTTCCACGTGAAACGAGAGTAA